A genome region from Planctomycetota bacterium includes the following:
- a CDS encoding YfcE family phosphodiesterase — MRANSPRAAGNVPESARRSRERERLAMPAIRRDDATVKLGILSDSHGRHERTRNAVQLLLSRGAEELAHCGDIESEQVLDQLAGTRAHLVFGNCDPNWRALSNYALALDLQPQHPLARFELGGRSFALTHGHDSACVAAALAERVDYLLHGHTHLCRDERHGPTRIINPGALHRAAEFTVALLDTATDRLEFLSVS, encoded by the coding sequence ATGCGAGCCAACTCGCCGCGCGCCGCCGGGAACGTGCCCGAATCGGCCCGGCGCAGCCGGGAACGCGAGCGGCTTGCCATGCCCGCAATTCGACGCGACGATGCGACGGTGAAACTCGGAATCCTTTCGGACAGCCACGGCCGTCACGAGCGCACGCGCAACGCCGTCCAGCTGCTGCTCTCGCGCGGAGCCGAGGAGCTCGCCCACTGCGGCGACATCGAGAGCGAGCAGGTGCTCGACCAACTCGCGGGAACACGTGCCCACCTGGTCTTCGGCAATTGCGACCCCAACTGGCGCGCGCTCAGTAACTACGCACTCGCACTAGATCTGCAGCCGCAGCATCCGCTGGCCCGCTTCGAGCTCGGCGGCCGGTCCTTCGCCCTGACCCACGGCCACGACAGCGCCTGCGTTGCCGCGGCGCTGGCGGAGCGCGTCGACTATCTGCTCCACGGCCACACGCATCTTTGCCGCGATGAGCGGCATGGCCCGACCCGGATCATCAATCCCGGCGCCCTGCATCGCGCCGCCGAATTCACGGTCGCATTGCTGGACACTGCGACGGATCGTCTGGAATTTCTCTCCGTAAGCTGA
- a CDS encoding thioredoxin family protein → MAATESCMTALKTPLPRFDLPDTTSGRRVRSGDFAGRPVLVMFICNHCPFVVHVRGELAKLGKDYASKLAIVAISSNDVGTHPQDGPEHMAKEAKNAGYTFPYCFDETQEVARQFQAACTPDFFLYDAAHKLAYRGQLDDSRPKNTLPVDGKHLRAAIDAVLAGRSANTEQKPSIGCNIKWKAMA, encoded by the coding sequence ATGGCCGCCACCGAAAGCTGCATGACTGCACTGAAAACCCCACTGCCCCGCTTCGACCTGCCCGACACCACTTCCGGCCGCCGCGTGCGCTCCGGCGACTTCGCCGGCCGTCCGGTGCTGGTGATGTTCATCTGCAACCACTGCCCCTTCGTCGTGCATGTGCGCGGCGAGCTCGCCAAGTTGGGCAAGGACTACGCCTCCAAGCTCGCCATCGTCGCCATTTCGAGCAATGACGTTGGCACGCACCCGCAGGACGGCCCCGAACACATGGCCAAGGAAGCGAAGAACGCCGGCTACACCTTCCCCTACTGCTTCGACGAGACCCAGGAAGTGGCGCGGCAATTTCAGGCGGCTTGCACCCCGGATTTCTTCCTCTACGACGCCGCCCACAAGCTCGCCTACCGCGGGCAGCTCGATGACAGCCGGCCCAAGAACACGCTGCCGGTCGATGGCAAGCATCTTCGCGCCGCGATCGACGCGGTGCTGGCCGGTCGCTCCGCGAACACGGAGCAAAAGCCGAGCATCGGATGCAACATCAAATGGAAAGCCATGGCCTGA
- a CDS encoding DUF1080 domain-containing protein, giving the protein MSASFIKSCGAPMVLSFGVILAACTSPQNQSSAPSPEPATTTNPSDATAGATKTPPATAPAATAAVPGEGWITLFDGGDPAKTFRGFKKDSFPSGWTVKDSCLVRTGPGGDLITREQFQNFDLTLDWKIQKGGNSGIMYHVSEDAEATYETGPEMQILDDDAHNDGKDRLTCAGSNYALHPAPKGVVKPVGQWNSVRILCNGNHVEYYLNGVQTCSFDVGSADWKTRLAASKFSKVPLYATKTKGHIALQDHGDEVAFRNIRIKPLP; this is encoded by the coding sequence ATGAGTGCCTCATTCATCAAATCCTGCGGAGCGCCGATGGTCTTGAGCTTCGGCGTGATTCTGGCCGCATGCACGAGTCCGCAGAATCAATCCTCCGCGCCTTCCCCGGAGCCGGCGACAACGACCAATCCATCGGATGCAACGGCGGGCGCAACGAAAACTCCTCCGGCGACGGCGCCCGCTGCGACGGCGGCGGTGCCGGGCGAGGGTTGGATCACGCTCTTTGACGGCGGCGATCCGGCCAAGACCTTCCGCGGATTCAAGAAGGATTCCTTTCCGTCCGGTTGGACCGTCAAGGACAGCTGCCTGGTGCGCACCGGACCGGGCGGCGACCTGATCACGCGCGAGCAATTCCAGAACTTCGATCTGACCCTTGACTGGAAGATCCAGAAGGGCGGCAACTCCGGCATCATGTACCACGTCTCCGAAGATGCGGAGGCCACGTACGAGACGGGCCCCGAGATGCAGATCCTTGACGATGATGCGCACAACGATGGCAAGGACCGGCTCACCTGCGCCGGATCCAACTATGCCCTGCATCCTGCGCCCAAAGGCGTCGTGAAGCCCGTCGGCCAGTGGAACTCGGTGCGCATCCTCTGCAACGGCAACCATGTGGAGTACTACTTGAACGGCGTGCAGACCTGCTCGTTTGATGTCGGCAGCGCGGATTGGAAAACCCGGCTTGCGGCGAGCAAATTCTCGAAAGTCCCGCTCTACGCAACCAAGACCAAGGGTCACATCGCGCTGCAGGACCACGGCGATGAGGTCGCCTTCCGCAACATCCGGATCAAGCCGCTTCCCTAG
- a CDS encoding phosphatase PAP2 family protein — protein MRHNHIKHRWNVFSGAAAFTLLMAGLLSAGAFTHQDAGSAKPTEKVLAGEKREGKASAKSDWIFPECAKVDLAAIVGPPPALGSPEQLADISTVLFEQTDRNALDEETAWTGVNVDVPFFNRALGARFERDWYPKTYALVMDAIKDTKKANDAAKKNFKRPRPYATDARVKPCIPLEDSFCYPSGHAIRAMVMSLVLTDLVPERAEQLAKYAQLCGYSRVQGGVHYPTDILAGFKGAAELAKAILASPEWAARKAEVMDEVAQLKKHSTWGGNIPH, from the coding sequence GTGCGACACAATCACATCAAGCATCGTTGGAATGTGTTCTCAGGCGCCGCGGCTTTCACCCTGCTGATGGCCGGACTCCTGTCCGCTGGCGCCTTCACGCACCAGGATGCGGGTTCGGCCAAGCCCACCGAAAAGGTGCTCGCCGGCGAGAAGCGCGAAGGCAAGGCCAGCGCGAAGAGCGACTGGATCTTCCCCGAATGCGCCAAGGTGGATCTGGCGGCGATCGTGGGTCCGCCTCCGGCACTGGGATCGCCTGAGCAGCTCGCCGACATCAGCACGGTGCTCTTCGAGCAGACCGACCGGAACGCCCTGGACGAGGAGACCGCGTGGACCGGCGTGAATGTGGACGTGCCCTTCTTCAACCGCGCCCTGGGCGCGCGCTTCGAGCGTGACTGGTACCCAAAGACCTACGCGCTGGTCATGGACGCCATCAAGGACACGAAGAAGGCCAACGACGCCGCGAAGAAGAACTTCAAGCGGCCGCGCCCCTACGCCACCGATGCACGCGTGAAACCCTGCATTCCGCTGGAGGACTCCTTTTGCTATCCCAGCGGCCACGCCATCCGCGCGATGGTGATGAGCCTGGTGCTGACCGATCTCGTTCCCGAGCGCGCCGAGCAACTGGCCAAGTACGCCCAGTTGTGCGGATACTCGCGGGTTCAGGGGGGCGTGCACTACCCGACCGACATCCTCGCCGGCTTCAAAGGCGCGGCCGAACTGGCCAAGGCGATCCTGGCCAGTCCCGAATGGGCCGCACGCAAGGCAGAAGTGATGGACGAAGTGGCCCAGCTCAAGAAGCACTCGACCTGGGGCGGAAACATTCCGCACTGA
- the secA gene encoding preprotein translocase subunit SecA, whose protein sequence is MGVPIFGAIARKIFGTRNQRMINRFLRVVSAVNKLEPSIRALTDAQLLARTAEFRKRIADGETPLSLMPDMLATAREAMDRAVGIRNIFNPATGFDPACLPAEARKLFDETKAVMDATPAAKAEGDFLGGNEPVPSWLFVEIPVPLYDAVREIYPQSRPPFRARPFDVQIIGGVVLSSGQIAEMKTGEGKTIVGPLACYLNACERKQVHVVTVNDYLVQRDRDWTFPFFRALGLTVGAIHPQHMQDQEQKRAAYRCDVVYGTTAEFGFDYLRDNMKLRPEDQVQRSRDFAIVDEVDSILIDEARTPLIISGLAERQRPRYEMANTIAIKLVEAQKPWTEADEQVQACRVELSTLEGDIRNARDKAAIPQMRKAMQEARARLPQLEAKRGQFKQFYEVELDKKKAVLTHDGIGEAQRIANVGSFYVGENMDMPHLLEQAIRAHVVYQHDRDYVVATDGDGDRGVVIVDQNTGRKMVGRQWSDGLHQAVEAKEGVKVKDETQTMATVTIQNYFKLYKRLAGMTGTADTEATEFHEIYRLDVVSIPTNVPACREDRHDLVFLGEKDKWKAIIDEIARLHDIGRPVLVGTTSVDKSEKLSGMLSKGPGIKHEVLNAKQHEREAEIVSNAGQLAAVMVATNMAGRGTDIKLGKIDRAALIEHWKKRDLAPREVEAAWDDARILGAIHKHLLVRRAKMERATVAAMDDTAARLALLRHWVVELRGVSEKRAQAASEADLLKELDALGSFRLHRLELWTSVEAMGGLHIIGTERHESRRIDNQLRGRSGRQGDKGSSRFFLSLEDDLMKIFAGKATLGLLSKLGMKEGDSIEAPMLNRAVEKAQRKVEERNFQMRKQILEYDEPMEYQRQGFYGLRQPILESLDIRGATWRFLEPAIHEAVALYLGPLHVANCVSEWAREKMGVQIDPSRIRGKDRDQIHKMLVVDALEDAQHKIELVVAEIMPEEMDPAEFDVAGLQKWASDTYGMTIDADFIRAGDRRAVRQRIEEASHKHIEAIDLTPLDSILIEDYSAKELSLWAERYLSVKIDPAEFASAEDLKVASDRLVKRALEAYAERERAYPIDFVIKYTSARLQSDAQGAITSFCAWVNGRYQLGWRPESLPSSNPVELRDLVMTEARKFDDSRIAARAEQCLAAGADVEAVNAWLLVEYQSELTEHDRKAFPADPKATVEARIRESMRAELSQFERWVMLQTLDNAWKDHLRGMDQIRDAIGFRAFSQKDPRIEFKKEAARLYNEMLEGIQNRLTEVLLKGELVPQAPKPEAAPAPDAGKPALPPLASATPAAPAANVVTTHVASKRPQSGQPSAVVGRNEMCPCGSGKKFKHCHGAKGPVTPQEQT, encoded by the coding sequence ATGGGCGTTCCAATTTTCGGAGCCATTGCTCGCAAGATCTTCGGCACTCGCAATCAGCGCATGATCAACCGCTTCCTGCGGGTGGTCAGCGCCGTCAACAAGCTCGAGCCCTCCATCCGGGCCCTCACCGACGCGCAACTTCTGGCCCGCACGGCCGAGTTCCGCAAGCGGATCGCCGACGGGGAGACGCCGCTGTCGCTGATGCCCGACATGCTGGCGACGGCCCGCGAGGCGATGGACCGCGCGGTCGGCATCCGCAACATCTTCAACCCCGCCACCGGCTTTGATCCGGCATGCCTTCCGGCGGAGGCGCGGAAACTTTTCGACGAGACCAAGGCGGTCATGGACGCCACTCCCGCCGCGAAGGCCGAGGGTGATTTTCTCGGCGGCAACGAGCCTGTCCCCAGCTGGCTCTTCGTCGAGATTCCGGTGCCGCTCTACGACGCCGTGCGCGAGATCTATCCGCAGAGCCGTCCGCCCTTCCGCGCCCGCCCCTTCGACGTCCAGATCATCGGCGGCGTGGTCCTGAGCTCCGGCCAGATCGCCGAAATGAAGACCGGCGAAGGCAAGACCATCGTGGGCCCGCTCGCCTGCTACCTCAACGCCTGCGAGCGCAAGCAGGTGCACGTGGTCACCGTCAACGACTACCTGGTGCAGCGCGACCGCGACTGGACCTTCCCCTTCTTCCGGGCCCTGGGCCTGACCGTGGGCGCGATCCATCCCCAGCACATGCAGGACCAGGAGCAGAAGCGCGCCGCCTACCGCTGCGATGTGGTCTACGGCACGACCGCGGAGTTCGGCTTCGACTACCTGCGCGACAACATGAAGCTGCGCCCCGAGGACCAGGTGCAGCGCTCCCGCGACTTCGCCATCGTGGACGAGGTGGACAGCATCCTCATCGACGAGGCGCGCACCCCGCTGATCATCAGCGGCCTGGCCGAGCGCCAGCGCCCCCGCTACGAGATGGCCAACACCATCGCCATCAAGCTGGTCGAGGCGCAGAAACCCTGGACCGAGGCCGACGAGCAGGTGCAGGCCTGTCGCGTCGAGCTCAGCACGCTCGAGGGCGACATCCGCAACGCGCGCGACAAGGCCGCGATCCCCCAGATGCGCAAGGCCATGCAGGAGGCCCGCGCCCGCCTGCCGCAGCTGGAGGCGAAGCGCGGTCAGTTCAAGCAGTTCTACGAGGTCGAGCTCGACAAGAAGAAGGCCGTGCTCACCCACGACGGCATCGGCGAGGCGCAGCGCATCGCCAACGTCGGCAGCTTCTACGTCGGCGAGAACATGGACATGCCCCATCTGCTGGAGCAGGCGATCCGCGCCCACGTGGTCTACCAGCACGACCGCGACTATGTGGTCGCCACCGACGGCGACGGCGATCGCGGCGTGGTGATCGTCGATCAGAACACCGGCCGCAAGATGGTCGGACGCCAGTGGTCGGACGGACTCCATCAGGCGGTGGAGGCCAAGGAGGGCGTCAAGGTCAAGGACGAGACGCAGACCATGGCGACCGTCACCATCCAGAACTACTTCAAGCTCTACAAGCGGCTCGCCGGCATGACCGGAACCGCCGACACCGAGGCCACCGAGTTCCACGAGATCTACCGCCTGGACGTGGTCAGCATTCCGACCAACGTGCCCGCCTGCCGCGAGGACCGGCACGACCTGGTCTTCCTGGGAGAGAAGGACAAATGGAAGGCGATCATCGACGAGATTGCGCGGCTGCACGACATCGGGCGGCCGGTGCTGGTGGGAACCACCAGCGTCGACAAGAGCGAAAAGCTCAGCGGGATGCTCTCCAAGGGGCCGGGCATCAAGCACGAGGTGCTCAACGCCAAGCAGCATGAGCGCGAAGCCGAGATCGTCAGCAACGCCGGACAGCTGGCCGCCGTGATGGTCGCCACCAACATGGCCGGCCGCGGCACCGACATCAAGCTTGGAAAGATCGACCGCGCCGCGCTGATCGAGCACTGGAAGAAGCGCGACCTGGCGCCGCGCGAGGTCGAGGCCGCCTGGGATGACGCCCGGATTCTCGGGGCGATCCACAAGCACCTGCTGGTGCGCCGCGCCAAGATGGAGCGCGCCACCGTGGCGGCGATGGATGACACGGCCGCCAGGCTGGCCCTGCTGCGCCACTGGGTCGTCGAGCTGCGCGGCGTCTCCGAGAAGCGGGCTCAGGCCGCGTCGGAGGCTGACCTGCTCAAGGAGCTCGATGCGCTGGGAAGCTTCCGCCTGCACCGGCTCGAGCTCTGGACCAGCGTCGAGGCCATGGGCGGCCTGCACATCATCGGCACCGAGCGTCACGAGAGCCGGCGCATCGACAATCAGCTCCGCGGTCGCTCCGGTCGTCAGGGCGACAAGGGAAGCAGCCGCTTCTTCCTCAGCCTTGAGGACGATCTGATGAAGATCTTCGCGGGCAAGGCCACGCTGGGATTGCTTTCCAAGCTGGGCATGAAAGAGGGCGATTCGATCGAGGCCCCGATGCTCAACCGCGCCGTCGAGAAGGCTCAGCGCAAGGTGGAGGAGCGCAACTTCCAGATGCGCAAGCAGATCCTGGAATACGACGAGCCGATGGAGTATCAGCGCCAAGGCTTCTACGGCCTGCGCCAGCCCATCCTGGAAAGCCTCGACATCCGCGGCGCCACCTGGCGATTCCTGGAACCTGCCATTCACGAAGCGGTGGCGCTCTACCTCGGGCCGCTGCATGTGGCCAACTGCGTCTCCGAATGGGCCCGCGAAAAGATGGGCGTGCAGATCGATCCCTCGCGCATCCGCGGCAAGGACCGCGACCAGATCCACAAGATGCTGGTGGTCGACGCCCTGGAGGACGCCCAGCACAAGATCGAGCTGGTGGTCGCCGAGATCATGCCGGAGGAGATGGACCCTGCCGAGTTCGACGTGGCCGGTCTCCAGAAATGGGCTTCCGACACCTACGGGATGACCATCGATGCAGACTTCATCCGCGCGGGCGACCGCCGCGCCGTGCGGCAGCGCATCGAGGAGGCTTCGCACAAGCACATCGAGGCAATCGACCTGACGCCGCTGGACTCGATCCTGATCGAGGACTACAGCGCCAAGGAGCTCTCACTCTGGGCGGAGCGCTACCTCTCGGTCAAGATCGATCCCGCCGAGTTCGCCAGCGCCGAGGACCTGAAGGTGGCCTCCGACCGGCTGGTGAAGCGGGCGCTGGAGGCCTACGCCGAACGCGAGCGCGCCTATCCGATCGACTTCGTCATCAAGTACACCAGCGCGCGGCTGCAGTCCGACGCGCAGGGGGCGATCACTTCCTTCTGCGCCTGGGTCAATGGGCGCTACCAGCTCGGCTGGCGGCCTGAATCGCTGCCCAGCTCGAATCCGGTGGAGCTGCGCGATCTGGTCATGACCGAGGCACGGAAGTTTGACGACTCGCGCATCGCGGCCCGGGCCGAGCAATGCCTCGCGGCCGGCGCCGATGTCGAGGCCGTCAACGCCTGGCTCCTGGTGGAGTACCAGTCGGAACTGACCGAGCACGACCGCAAGGCCTTCCCGGCCGATCCCAAGGCGACGGTCGAGGCACGGATCCGCGAATCCATGCGCGCCGAGCTCTCGCAGTTCGAGCGCTGGGTCATGCTGCAGACCCTCGACAACGCGTGGAAGGACCACCTGCGCGGCATGGACCAGATCCGCGACGCCATCGGATTCCGAGCCTTCAGCCAGAAGGATCCGCGAATCGAATTCAAGAAGGAAGCGGCGCGGCTCTACAACGAGATGCTCGAAGGCATCCAGAACCGCCTGACCGAGGTGCTGCTCAAGGGCGAGCTGGTGCCGCAAGCGCCCAAGCCCGAGGCCGCGCCCGCTCCGGACGCCGGCAAGCCGGCGCTGCCTCCCCTGGCCTCGGCCACTCCGGCGGCTCCCGCGGCCAATGTGGTCACCACGCACGTCGCGTCCAAGCGGCCGCAGAGCGGCCAGCCATCGGCGGTCGTCGGGCGAAACGAGATGTGTCCCTGCGGAAGCGGCAAAAAATTCAAGCATTGCCATGGAGCCAAGGGCCCTGTGACGCCGCAGGAGCAAACCTAG
- the gltX gene encoding glutamate--tRNA ligase has translation MSKPLPLRTRFAPSPSGHLHVGGARTALFNWAYAKGRGGKFILRIEDTDQKRSSDAASVGFLKDLKWLGVDWQEGPVFEDCGGGEAGPYFQSERLETYNNYLDQLVREGKAYHAFDTAAELDAARKESKSRNVAYRYDRSKSESHSKAQVEAWLKEGRPSVVRFKTPAGAITIHDEILGDATLPEGEVDDFVIRKADGFPTYHFAVVVDDELMGVTTVLRAQEHFNNTAKHIVLQDALGFRRPAYGHLPLIFNPDGSKMSKRDKDKALRKTAQERKLTAPPPGTVDPARFTAWMGDKNSQLDFAEATAMAAALGIDLPEINVDDFRRSGYLPQVLCNFLALNGWGPGNDLEKFDNAYLCEHFALDRVLKTPAKFDRVKLLAFNLDALQKLSREEFSAMARAHGEAYHPEFMRKITAEQFNLLVNASHERSKTLDELFRVNRWLVLGDEAVSWEKSKSIEKALLAGTPSGLDRLRELRAVLERVAAWTPAGIEESIREWAASAGLAEQIGQVAQPLRVGVTGSTVSPPIFDTLAILGKSSSLRRIDRCLEAFAASKT, from the coding sequence ATGTCCAAGCCGCTTCCGCTTCGCACCCGTTTCGCGCCCAGCCCCAGCGGGCATCTCCATGTGGGCGGCGCGCGCACCGCTCTTTTCAACTGGGCCTACGCCAAGGGCCGTGGAGGCAAATTCATTCTGCGCATCGAGGACACCGATCAGAAGCGATCGAGCGATGCCGCGAGCGTGGGATTCCTGAAGGATCTGAAGTGGCTCGGCGTCGACTGGCAGGAGGGTCCGGTCTTTGAGGATTGCGGCGGCGGCGAAGCCGGACCCTATTTCCAGAGCGAGCGTCTGGAGACCTACAACAACTATCTCGATCAGCTGGTCCGCGAGGGCAAGGCCTACCACGCATTCGACACCGCCGCGGAGCTGGATGCGGCCCGCAAGGAATCCAAGTCGCGCAACGTCGCCTACCGCTATGACCGCAGCAAGTCCGAGTCGCATTCGAAGGCCCAGGTTGAGGCGTGGCTCAAGGAAGGCCGCCCCTCCGTGGTCCGCTTCAAGACGCCTGCGGGGGCGATCACCATCCACGACGAGATTCTCGGCGACGCCACCCTGCCCGAGGGCGAGGTCGACGACTTCGTCATCCGCAAGGCCGACGGCTTTCCTACCTACCACTTCGCCGTGGTCGTGGACGACGAACTGATGGGCGTGACCACCGTGCTGCGGGCGCAGGAGCATTTCAACAACACCGCCAAGCACATCGTGCTGCAGGACGCTCTGGGATTCCGCCGGCCGGCTTACGGGCATCTGCCGCTCATCTTCAATCCCGACGGCAGCAAGATGAGCAAGCGCGACAAGGACAAGGCGCTTCGCAAGACTGCACAGGAGCGGAAGCTCACCGCGCCGCCGCCGGGCACCGTGGATCCGGCGCGGTTCACCGCATGGATGGGCGACAAGAATTCGCAGCTGGATTTCGCCGAAGCCACGGCGATGGCCGCCGCCCTGGGCATCGACCTCCCCGAGATCAACGTGGATGATTTCCGCCGCTCCGGCTACCTGCCCCAGGTGCTGTGCAATTTCCTCGCCCTCAACGGCTGGGGGCCGGGCAATGACCTGGAAAAGTTCGACAACGCCTACCTCTGCGAGCATTTTGCACTGGACCGGGTGCTCAAGACCCCCGCCAAGTTCGACCGCGTCAAACTGCTGGCCTTCAACCTGGATGCGCTGCAAAAATTGTCGCGCGAGGAGTTCAGCGCCATGGCCCGGGCCCACGGCGAGGCCTACCACCCCGAGTTCATGCGGAAGATCACCGCGGAGCAGTTCAACCTGCTGGTCAACGCCAGCCACGAGCGCAGCAAGACCCTGGATGAATTGTTCCGCGTCAACCGCTGGCTGGTTCTTGGCGACGAGGCCGTGAGCTGGGAGAAGTCCAAGTCGATCGAGAAGGCGCTGCTCGCTGGAACGCCCAGCGGACTGGACCGGCTGCGGGAACTCAGGGCCGTGCTTGAGCGGGTTGCCGCCTGGACGCCCGCCGGCATCGAGGAGTCCATCCGGGAATGGGCGGCCTCGGCGGGGCTGGCCGAGCAGATCGGCCAGGTCGCCCAGCCCCTGCGGGTGGGCGTGACCGGATCCACGGTGAGCCCGCCGATCTTCGACACGCTGGCGATCCTTGGAAAGAGCAGCAGTTTGCGGCGGATCGATCGCTGCCTTGAGGCGTTCGCGGCGTCCAAAACGTGA
- a CDS encoding DUF1648 domain-containing protein: MIDTTRQRRGTERWIAWGSWIILALTWLEAARAWPGLPARIPIHFDLLGRPDSFADKSMATWFFLPLLATFMNLGLGLIYPLVRWMTLNHPQYVNMPSRRWYALNSEARLRSINPVLRLIGVLRLLLCAMWLFLVAASSLVATGVWATLPVWPLFAFIGCMLSSVVWLVVASLQGVEKEVQDSSTGL; encoded by the coding sequence GTGATCGATACCACCCGGCAAAGACGTGGCACGGAGCGTTGGATTGCATGGGGATCCTGGATCATCCTGGCATTGACCTGGCTCGAAGCCGCTCGCGCCTGGCCGGGGCTGCCGGCCCGGATCCCGATCCACTTCGATCTGCTTGGCCGGCCCGATTCCTTCGCGGACAAAAGCATGGCGACTTGGTTTTTCCTGCCTTTGTTGGCGACCTTCATGAACCTTGGGCTGGGTTTGATCTATCCCTTGGTCCGCTGGATGACCCTGAACCATCCGCAATACGTCAACATGCCATCGAGAAGGTGGTATGCATTGAATTCAGAGGCCCGCCTTCGCTCCATCAATCCGGTGCTGCGTTTGATCGGGGTGCTGCGATTGCTTCTCTGTGCGATGTGGTTGTTCCTGGTCGCGGCAAGCTCCCTTGTGGCCACCGGGGTTTGGGCGACCTTGCCGGTCTGGCCACTCTTTGCCTTCATTGGGTGCATGCTGTCCAGCGTGGTCTGGTTGGTCGTCGCCTCCTTGCAGGGGGTGGAAAAAGAAGTGCAAGATTCTTCCACAGGGTTGTGA